In Osmerus mordax isolate fOsmMor3 chromosome 27, fOsmMor3.pri, whole genome shotgun sequence, the sequence TTCAAACCTGCGGCCAAAAACTAGGGTACATATTATGTTGGCCACAGCATTGTTGGTTACGTGATGAGGGTTGAAAGGCAGGCCTGGAACCAAGAAATAGTTGGGACAGAGTTATTCACACCGCCAATAATAAGCAGTTAGTCTGTAGAGTAAAACATATGATTGAAAAAACTACAACAAAGAACAGAGTGTGAGGAGATTGTGTGAAgtatattttttactgttgcttgcttttctacaggtacacttgcacttatagagattcatgttgtttaattgtaacttgtttaactacatgctcttgtggttcttccctttggcacttattttggttgttcacaatatgtgcttcatgttttggctacccgcaatgtttttggggctatcttgttgttattatcagtgacctatgctctttgtaaagctctcctttggaagtcgctttggataaaagcgtctgctaaatgaataaatataaatgtaaaatgtgaagtCTATgaacctcacctctctctgccaggTAAGCGTCACACAGAACCTGGCTCTCCTGAAGGATGGAGTCTTCCAGGGTTTTCTTGCCCACACCAAAGTACTTGAGTGTGGACAGGGCAAATCGTCTCTGCTGCCTCCACATGTGTCCACTGGAGGAGATGAGGCCTAGCCAGAGAGACACATgcagcacatttacatttagtcatttagcagacgctcttatccagagcgacttacagtaagtacaaggacattccccccgggcaacgttgtgttgcacggccgggagtcgaaccggcaaccttctgattactagcccgattccctaaccactcagccatctgccaTCCATATAGTATGTAGGCAGACATGGCGCCCTGTGTCCACATTACCTAGACCTTTGCTGAGCCTGTCATTCAGGGGGTAAGAGGGGCGATCGGTGAAGGCCTCTGCCTGCTCTACGAAGGCCTCTCTGAATCCTTTCAGGCCTGAAAGGAGCACACAGGGGTTTCCTCCGCCCAGGTCGAGGCTGGACACATCTCCGTAGGTTACTGCAAGCTTGACGACACATAACATACACATTTGTCCACTGTGCACTTTGGGCAATTATCACAAAGGTAACTGTACAGGCAACTGCAAAGTATTtcagacaaaagtatgtgtCTGTATCTATGTACACATTTCAATCTACTAAGTGGACTGATAAATGACATAGTATTACTTAACTATAGCAGTCCTTTATCACTCCTTACCTTCTTACAGGATCCAATTGGGTCCATGATGTTGATATTGAGAACGTTTCCAATAAAAGGGAGGGGCAAAGGGCCAGGAGGGTAGTTCTTTGGAGGAAGgttgtttaaatacttcaccaCTAACAGAACCAATAGGAAGAGTAGAACCCCTTGGGTGTCAATCCACTGGCTAATCAGGGAGTTGAAGACCTCGAATACGGCCATAATTCTTGAGCCCTCTGAAACCACAGTGGATGTTGCTGAGCACCGTCTATAACTTTTACAACTGCAACAACTGTATTACTTGTAATTTATACAATCATGCACATTGGAAATGTATATTGTGTAAACAAATGAAATGCTTCGAAAGAGTAGACGAGAGCAATACTATGTGTGGACTTCTCCAATGTAAACATTAGCACTTCCTTGTACATTACATTAAGTATAGGTAAAGGTTACTTACGTAAGGCTGTGTGTAAATCAGGCGTCTTTGGTTTTATCAGACTACAAATAGAGTTACTAGGCTGGGGTAGCGTATAGGCTACACGAAGTTGTTAACTACACAGAAAAACTATCGGAGGCagcgtgtttgtgtttatgttggCTGCTGAATTATGAAGTTACGCAAGCTTGTTTTACAAAGTCCATTGATAAAAGACGAAAATATACCCACAGAGGTGACTGCCCTCAATAACACTTGGCCTCAAAAAGTCTTCGCAAACTCCAATTTAGAAGAACTTAGAAGGTCGCTAACCATCTACATCGCCTCAAAGTTAATATTTGATAAACTAAAGTATAACTCTTAACTTTCTCCCACTTTCGATGATGATTTTTATGACGCTAGCGATTTCCTTCGACTTCATGTATCGCTGCAAAGAGCAAAATCTCAGCTATTCTGGAGCGACCTTCATCATCAATGTCATCCAGTTGACTATTATGACAACCACATGAATAAAACAGAACACAACCTTTTTTCACGTTCAGCTGCCTTTACTTAGTATACACGTTACAAAACAATTCACTCTGAGGCTTATGGCTCACAGAAAACCTTGGTTAACACACTTAATGATGCAGTCTCTTATGGGAGCGATTAGACTCTTATGTCATTCACTGCAGCCTGGCTAGAGGCTGGCTTGATGGGGTTTTATATAATCGTCTCTGTTGGAGCCCAACACCGTGGAGTTTCACCAGAGCTTGAGAACAAGATGGCGTAGATCTGGTGAAGACCATACAGACTGTTCATCTGCCTTTCTTCTCTGGACACTGGATCTTGTAACCCACTCTGTAGGCTTGGACATACACACGAGCCTGATtgatcctgcaacacacacacacacacgagggagTGAGTGTTAGTCTCTTACGCGTGCGTATGTTCGGCAGTgtctaagagagtgtgtgtgagtgggtgaacACGCATGTTATTTCCACCTGTACTTGGTGCAAAGCTGAACTCCCAGAGGTCCACAGCGGTCCACAtagctctccctcactcctttccTGACCGCCCGGGCCATGCTGACTGTCATGGTGACCACAGGACatgttctgacacacacagaccccccccccccacacacacacacacagacccacacacaccaaacaggtCAGCACTACAGAAATAtgaacttaacccttgtgttatcttcgggtcattctgacccatcagtcattgtgactcaccgtcgtattgcgacaaatttacctcatacaaaaacaaagtgaagcattttcttttaactgtcgggctgtctcagaccccccacattggaatggttaaaagaaaataatttttatttgtttttgtattgggtaaaattgggtaaacacaacgatggttcgttatgaacctttgggtcatatgacccgaaggcagcacgagggttaacatgTCTTTCATGGTTGTTGAATATATTGTTCATGGGAGAGAAAGAATCACAGAGATAATCATCATTACAAGAGTGAGGAAAGCTCCGGAAAAGcctggctgtgttgtgtgtagtCGGTTGGTGATGGGTTGGTGCTTACAGTCTCTCGCAGCGATGCCCCACTGTGCCCTCAGGGCATGTGCACGTGTTGTGAGGACTGCAGGCGGCGCCGTGTTGGCAAGGGGGCACACACGGCGTGATGATCGCTACGACAACAACACAATGAAGGCTTGACGCCCAAACTCGTCGGTTTGACATCATCTATCATCcatgttatacaaacaccaTGAAACCCTGTCTCACACGCTGACCTGTCTCACAGAAACCTCCGGAAAACCCACTGGGACAACGGCATCTGTTGAggcccacacaaacaccaccattCTTACAAGCTttgtggcacagcacaggttCTGAGAGCAAGAGAAAACACACTCAGATAACCGGCCAACCATGTAATTCTGTTCCCAGattaccactagagggcagtgtcTCACCTATCTGGCAATGCGTTCCTTGCCAACCTTCCACACATATACATTTGTTGACATCCACACACCTTCCTCCATTCTGACAGGACGGCGTGCAGAGGGCtgaaattacacacacacgcacacattcggCGGACATTTTAACGATTCACCGTGCAGGAGACTACTTCGAGTGAGGTCACATGCTGTCTCGAGGGTTTGGGGGTCCGGTACTCACGGGAAAGGCACTGGGTACCGCTGTAATCAGAGGGACACTGGCAGGTGTCTGGACCAACACAGCGCCCCCCGTTGGCACAAGGCTGCTCACACACCGCTGAGAGACCGGAAGAGGTTGGGAGGTTGGTGAGAGAAATAATAAACTTAAACGTTCCtattctgggagtcaggtggctgagcggttagggaatggggctagtaatcagaaggttgccggttcgattcctgtgacgtgccaaatgacgctatgtccttgggcaaggcacttaaccttacttgtctcgggggaatgtccctgtacttactttaagtcgctttggagaagagcgtctgctaagtcgctctggagaagagcgtctgctaaatgtaaatgtaatccctACGAGGTGAAAGTGAGATGTGCGGGCAGGGCGTGCCAGGTGCCAGGTTACCTGTGTGGCAGCCGCTTCCACTCCAGCCGGTGGAACACTGACACATGTTCCAGCGCATGCAGGTGCCCCCGTGAGCACAGGGTGGAGAGCAACTGgctggaacacagaacacacacaccttgtttaCCTGTCAGTACTACTAACACCTTAAGAGGGCGCCGTTGAGCAGTATTACTAATACCTGGTTAATGTTCATCCtattcacacacacgtatgcacaaaTCAAATACAATTTTATTGATATATCCCTTTTTACAGGCATTTTCAGTGTCCTTCACAAATGCCCACACATCCCAAACCTACAGTATAACCAACCTGTGCACAAGCACGGACACCTATGTACCTGAGCAACCAGCTCCAGGGTAACCTGCCGGACAGTCACAGGTGTTTGGGGCTACGCACACGCCATAGTTCTGACACAGGGGATTGCATATGGCTGGAGGcgcaaggaggaggggggaaggtcaAAGGTGAAACAGGATGTGTGAATGAACTTCAGGTGAACTTGTGAGAGTTGGTCCGGGAAAGACAGACTCACGCTTGCACTTTGTGAGGTCATCGGTGCGAGACTCATAGCCCTCCCTACAGGAGCAGTTGAACCCTCCTGGGTGATTCATACACAGCTGCTCACAGCCACCATTGGTGAAGTCCCCACACTCATCCACATCTGAGGGAGACGGATGgtgagaaagggtgagagagagcgatagaaagagaaataaagtgaaatggagaaagagacaaatagagagaaagagaaacaatgcGCAAATTCGAATTAGCCATGATCACGCAAGCACATGCATCGACGCGTGGGGGGAAAAGTTGTGGACCTAGCGAGCGAGCCGTGGAGCTGCTCGATCTCAGCTaacaaggagtcaggtggctgagcggtgagggaatcgggttagtaatccgaaggttgccaattcgattcccggtcatgccaactgacgttgtgtccttgggcaaggcacttcaccctacttgcctcgggggaatgtccctgtacttactgtaagtcgctctggataagagcgtctgctaaatgactaaatgtaaatgttacaaaCAGCTGGGTGGAAACTTCCTCTCACCCAGACAGCTCCTCCGGTCAGGTGCCAGTTCCCAGCCTGCCTTGCAGCTGCAGTAGAGGCGTCCCTCCGCGCGCACGGTACACACATGGTCGCAGCCGCCGTTTCTCAGGTCACATGACGTCACATCTACCAggaaaccaccccccccccccacttgtgACATCATACGCTCACCACCAAAGTCGTGGCGTTTATCCTTCGACCGATTGCTTCTTTTTAAAATGAAATCAGTATTTGTCACAGACTCAAATAAAGATTGAACATGGTTATGCAattacacacctcacacataccttacacacacactgaggtacacacctcacacacgcacacatcttgcacacacactgaggtgcaAGTGGGTTACGTACTGACACAGGAGAGGTTGTCTGGGcccagcaggagagggggggggcagtaacAGGCGTGTCCTCCAGGGGTGTTTATGCAGTCGTGAGAGCACCCCCCCTTCTGAAGCTTACACTCATCAATATCtatacagagacacagacacaaaaccacacacacacgtacattatCAAGTGACAGAGTTACTACACAGCGGTATCGCTCAttgttagagcatttgactgcagatcaagaactCACATATTCAAATCACCCCCCTGTACCATACGTCACTTTGGAGAAAAGCAtctactaaatgaatacattacttTTTGCAAGGCTGCTTAATTTCAATCGAGTGTCAGGATAACTGGTTCTTGGCCGGTTGGTACTGACCGACACAGCTGTGTCCGTCGATGTGTAGCTGGTAACCAGGACGACACGAGCAGAGGAAGGAGCCGTGAGTGTTGGCGCACAGCTGCTCACAAGTCCCGTTCCTCGTCACACACTCGTCCACATCTGGGgagcaggaggcagaggaggggtcACACGGGTTCATCAGACATCCAGGATGACTGATGATGTTGGAAACTTCATGTAAGAtgctacaggaagtgatgcaagTGGCCTGTTTATCTTGACTCCcgtcgctgctgctgctggtgtttAACCGTGTTCTTGGGTTTGAGGAAGGATCGTTTTAACCGTTATTAAATGTTTGATTACTGATACATTACTGACaggattatttattttttacatcttTAAATGTCCTTTTGTTCGTCTTTTTTTGTGTTAAGACTTTCCGTGTGGAAGGCAAGAAGGGTTTACAGTTTACGGTTGTTTACCTGTACAGTTGTGTCCATCCTGGGCCAGCTGGTATCCCGTGTCACACAGGCAGCTGTACCCCCCGGGCTCGTTAGTGCAGTTGTGCTCACAATGACCGTTCCCCAACGCACACTCATCCACATCTGAAACCATGACAATCCCTAGGTCACCTCCAAAGGATTTACAACAGCCCAGAGCCAA encodes:
- the si:ch211-221n20.8 gene encoding latent-transforming growth factor beta-binding protein 4, with translation MALLPIYLVAFFLALSVAEPLTTPHGDNEVLKHSGLEVFKSQSLQIENAIVNVTEVAQGNTTTATPLTTTAPPAPTSPCPGSLVLVRGDAGCMCPLGMVQIGDNCTCAVGFNQQGAAECHDIDECKGDGPGPCGLHANCTNTPGSYLCSCLRGYLMGPEGCQDVDECALAVITGLQACGHEAQCTNSPGSFSCSCPTGYVMALNGKSCVDVDECSFEEQCRRELGNVCVNTPGSFRCQCQAGFRAEAPACVDVDECKASPDVCVGKGVCENTLGSYKCVCQRGYRGDGTYCEDENECTSGRHGCDINAHCGNIIGSYFCQCYQGFNGDGHSCYDVDECALGNGHCEHNCTNEPGGYSCLCDTGYQLAQDGHNCTDVDECVTRNGTCEQLCANTHGSFLCSCRPGYQLHIDGHSCVDIDECKLQKGGCSHDCINTPGGHACYCPPPLLLGPDNLSCVNVTSCDLRNGGCDHVCTVRAEGRLYCSCKAGWELAPDRRSCLDVDECGDFTNGGCEQLCMNHPGGFNCSCREGYESRTDDLTKCKPICNPLCQNYGVCVAPNTCDCPAGYPGAGCSASCSPPCAHGGTCMRWNMCQCSTGWSGSGCHTAVCEQPCANGGRCVGPDTCQCPSDYSGTQCLSPLCTPSCQNGGRCVDVNKCICVEGWQGTHCQIEPVLCHKACKNGGVCVGLNRCRCPSGFSGGFCETAIITPCVPPCQHGAACSPHNTCTCPEGTVGHRCERLTCPVVTMTVSMARAVRKGVRESYVDRCGPLGVQLCTKYRINQARVYVQAYRVGYKIQCPEKKGR